In Sphingobium amiense, a genomic segment contains:
- a CDS encoding SMP-30/gluconolactonase/LRE family protein, with product MSAPVQADRRAILAGMGALALTGVAARGGAQDKPPAPQPGVTRIDPRLDAIVASDARIEVLGRGYKWAEGGVWVPRGDYLLFADPPNNIVYRWDAKGGVAPFLNPSGLQTPVPEGIKEPGANGMRLDRAGRLVFADSGTRAIVRVDLTTRKRTVLADRYQGKRFNSPNDLAIAKDGTIYFSDPPYGLKDADASPLAEIGFNGLYRLTPDGKVTLVDRSRFRPNGVALSPDGRTLYLALSDPKLPQLLAYDIDARGMPGNPRVLHDMARWQAQGLPGLPDGVKTAPDGTIFATGPGGVHVLGADGTMLGLIATGKAVANCCIGQSGRTLFMASHDMLCRVALRAG from the coding sequence ATGAGCGCGCCTGTGCAGGCAGACCGCCGCGCGATCCTCGCCGGCATGGGCGCGCTGGCGCTGACGGGCGTGGCGGCCCGCGGGGGAGCGCAGGACAAGCCTCCTGCCCCCCAGCCCGGCGTCACCCGCATAGACCCGCGCCTCGACGCCATCGTCGCCAGCGACGCACGGATCGAGGTGCTGGGGCGCGGCTATAAATGGGCCGAAGGCGGCGTCTGGGTGCCGCGCGGCGACTATCTCCTCTTCGCCGACCCGCCCAACAACATCGTCTATCGCTGGGACGCCAAAGGCGGCGTCGCGCCCTTCCTCAACCCCTCGGGGCTTCAGACGCCCGTGCCCGAAGGCATCAAGGAACCCGGCGCGAACGGCATGCGGCTCGACCGCGCCGGGCGGCTGGTCTTCGCCGACAGCGGCACGCGCGCCATCGTCCGCGTCGATCTGACGACGAGGAAGCGCACCGTGCTCGCCGACAGGTATCAGGGCAAGCGGTTCAACAGCCCCAACGACCTCGCCATCGCGAAAGACGGCACCATCTACTTCAGCGATCCGCCCTACGGCCTCAAGGACGCCGACGCTTCCCCGCTGGCGGAGATCGGTTTCAACGGCCTCTATCGCCTGACGCCCGATGGCAAGGTGACGCTGGTCGACCGCAGCCGCTTCCGCCCCAACGGCGTCGCTCTCTCTCCCGATGGCCGCACGCTCTACCTCGCCCTGTCGGACCCCAAACTGCCGCAGCTTCTCGCCTATGACATCGACGCGCGCGGAATGCCCGGCAACCCGCGCGTCCTGCACGATATGGCCCGATGGCAGGCGCAGGGTCTCCCCGGCCTGCCCGACGGCGTCAAGACCGCCCCCGACGGCACGATCTTCGCCACCGGCCCCGGCGGCGTCCATGTGCTCGGCGCGGACGGCACGATGCTGGGCCTGATCGCGACAGGCAAGGCGGTCGCCAACTGCTGCATCGGCCAGAGCGGCCGCACGCTGTTCATGGCGTCCCACGACATGCTGTGCCGCGTGGCGCTCAGGGCGGGGTGA
- a CDS encoding glycoside hydrolase family 3 N-terminal domain-containing protein, with product MHPDRRTFLATALAGFLTLPAPRRALAADEVARVDALIAKMTLEEKAGQMTCLADSFRPFNPPNPQVGIQDEKRLADEIRRGRVGCLFNGIGVAGARRAQEIAVEKSRLGIPLLFAGDVIHGLKTIFPVPLAEAASFDPDLCQRTARAAAVEATAAGLHLTFAPMVDVARDQRWGRVVEGAGEDATLTGILGAARVRGFQGRDLRRDDSLLACPKHFAAYGAVAAGLEYGQVDISEETLRETHLPPFGAAFAAGALTTMAAFNEINGVPATADSELLTDILRGEMKFRGFVFSDYTADEELVAHGFAQDDRDAARLAVLAGVDMSMQSGLYIRYLPDLVKSGAVPEGTVDVAVRRILYVKAAIGLFDNPYRSISEEAERTRIFTPAHRALAREAAGRSIVLLRNEGGLLPIDASKGQKIALIGPFGEDRANLYGPWAFYGDPDKGVDIASGLRAALPDPGRLTVTRGCDIDAPVAGGIDEAVAAAKAADIVLLAIGESQAMSGEAQSRTAIEIPPAQQALADAVAATGKPVAILLRHGRALALHGGVANAQAILATWFLGSEAGHAIADILLGKVDPSAKLPVSFPWESGQEPFFYDRKSTGRPVTAAGQTEYKARYATTDNSARFPFGHGLGYTDFTLDQLKLSDSALRWDAAIEITVRVTNTGKRKGSEVVQLYTRDRVASRTRPIRELKRMERVTLGPGESRTVRFSLSRVDLEFVGARNRRIAEPGDFDLWVGQSSVGGLKGSFTLFADVPAKA from the coding sequence ATGCACCCTGACCGACGCACTTTCCTTGCCACCGCCCTTGCCGGTTTCCTGACGCTTCCCGCCCCCCGCCGCGCGCTGGCGGCGGACGAGGTGGCGCGGGTGGACGCGCTGATCGCGAAGATGACGCTGGAGGAAAAGGCGGGGCAGATGACCTGTCTGGCCGACAGTTTTCGGCCCTTCAATCCGCCCAATCCGCAGGTCGGTATTCAGGACGAGAAGCGGCTGGCGGACGAGATAAGGCGCGGGCGGGTCGGCTGCCTGTTCAACGGCATCGGCGTGGCGGGCGCGCGCCGGGCGCAGGAGATTGCGGTCGAAAAGAGCCGCCTTGGCATTCCGCTGCTGTTCGCGGGGGATGTGATCCACGGTCTCAAGACCATCTTCCCGGTCCCGCTCGCCGAAGCGGCCAGTTTCGACCCGGACCTGTGCCAGCGCACCGCCCGCGCCGCGGCGGTCGAGGCGACGGCGGCGGGCCTGCACCTCACCTTCGCGCCGATGGTCGATGTCGCGCGCGATCAGCGCTGGGGCCGCGTGGTCGAGGGGGCGGGAGAGGATGCGACGCTGACGGGCATCCTCGGCGCTGCGCGCGTGCGCGGATTTCAGGGGCGCGACCTGCGTCGCGACGACAGCCTGCTCGCCTGCCCCAAGCATTTCGCCGCCTATGGCGCGGTGGCGGCGGGCCTCGAATATGGTCAGGTCGACATCAGCGAGGAAACGCTGCGTGAGACGCATCTGCCGCCTTTCGGCGCTGCGTTCGCGGCGGGGGCGCTCACGACGATGGCGGCCTTCAACGAGATCAATGGCGTGCCCGCGACCGCCGACAGCGAATTGCTTACCGACATATTGCGCGGCGAGATGAAGTTCCGGGGCTTCGTCTTTTCGGACTATACGGCGGACGAGGAACTGGTCGCGCACGGCTTCGCGCAGGACGACCGCGACGCCGCGCGGCTCGCCGTGCTGGCGGGCGTCGACATGTCGATGCAGAGCGGCCTCTATATCCGCTACCTCCCCGATCTGGTGAAGAGCGGCGCGGTGCCGGAAGGCACGGTGGATGTGGCCGTGCGCCGCATCCTTTATGTGAAGGCGGCGATCGGGCTGTTCGACAATCCCTATCGCTCGATCAGTGAAGAAGCGGAAAGGACGCGCATCTTCACGCCCGCGCACCGGGCGCTGGCGCGGGAGGCGGCGGGGCGCTCCATCGTGCTGCTCAGGAATGAGGGCGGCCTGCTGCCCATCGACGCGTCGAAAGGCCAGAAGATCGCGCTGATCGGCCCGTTCGGGGAGGATCGCGCCAATCTCTACGGGCCGTGGGCCTTCTACGGCGATCCGGACAAAGGCGTGGACATCGCCAGCGGCCTGCGGGCGGCGCTGCCCGATCCGGGGCGGCTCACGGTCACGCGGGGCTGCGACATCGACGCGCCGGTCGCTGGCGGGATCGACGAGGCGGTGGCGGCGGCGAAGGCGGCGGACATCGTGCTGCTCGCCATCGGCGAATCGCAGGCCATGTCGGGCGAGGCCCAGTCCCGCACCGCCATCGAAATTCCGCCCGCGCAGCAGGCTCTGGCCGACGCCGTCGCCGCGACGGGCAAGCCGGTCGCGATCCTGCTCCGTCATGGCCGCGCGCTGGCGCTGCATGGCGGCGTCGCCAATGCGCAGGCGATCCTCGCGACATGGTTCCTCGGGTCCGAAGCGGGGCACGCCATCGCCGACATCCTGCTGGGCAAGGTCGATCCGTCCGCCAAGCTGCCTGTCAGCTTCCCGTGGGAAAGCGGGCAGGAGCCTTTCTTCTACGACCGCAAGTCGACGGGCCGCCCCGTCACCGCCGCCGGACAGACCGAATATAAGGCGCGTTACGCCACGACCGACAACAGCGCGCGCTTTCCCTTCGGCCATGGTCTTGGCTACACCGACTTCACGCTCGACCAGTTGAAGCTGTCCGACAGCGCGCTGCGCTGGGACGCGGCCATCGAGATTACGGTGCGCGTGACCAACACCGGCAAGCGCAAGGGCAGCGAAGTGGTGCAGCTCTACACCCGCGACCGGGTCGCCAGCCGCACCCGCCCGATCCGGGAACTCAAGCGCATGGAGCGCGTGACGCTGGGTCCGGGGGAAAGCCGGACGGTGCGTTTTTCCCTCTCGCGTGTCGATCTGGAGTTCGTGGGCGCGCGCAACCGGCGGATCGCCGAGCCGGGCGATTTCGACCTGTGGGTCGGGCAGTCGAGCGTCGGCGGACTGAAGGGCAGCTTCACCCTGTTCGCGGACGTTCCGGCGAAAGCCTGA
- a CDS encoding tetratricopeptide repeat protein: protein MRKVLRLLFAIAFAAIAVAALEVDTRLPLGLMLWAGAASFGLAALIIALPAFDRLRSRRLRTTGWLMCVALLGVSGSHLWISAEAAQAARTGSSPAAEVDDMLRWSATAGNAEDMYNLGIRLSTGDAKSQQEAERWLRAAGARGYAESTIPLARLLIAQGRYAEAQGLLQAATSPRDADAKWLLSQAIWAKSPNRTSDDAWQSLLREAADEGQVDAMALVGVLHAQGEQGFMKDPVKARTWYRRAAEKGHARAAFNLGLDYEWGMGGLPDREQAIAAYRIAAAQNLPEAKLNLGVLLMNRLDNDSLREAKELLNDVAQGDRSDLAAIAQETIEILEKKI from the coding sequence ATGCGTAAAGTCCTTCGATTGCTTTTTGCCATAGCTTTCGCGGCCATCGCCGTCGCGGCACTTGAGGTCGATACCCGCCTGCCGCTCGGTCTCATGCTATGGGCTGGTGCCGCCAGCTTCGGCCTCGCAGCACTCATCATTGCGCTACCTGCCTTTGACAGACTGCGGTCACGCCGGCTGAGAACGACTGGATGGCTGATGTGCGTTGCGCTATTGGGCGTAAGCGGGAGCCATCTCTGGATTTCCGCGGAGGCCGCACAGGCTGCCAGGACAGGCTCCTCCCCTGCGGCAGAGGTCGACGATATGCTCCGCTGGAGCGCGACGGCCGGCAACGCCGAAGACATGTACAATCTTGGAATCCGCCTGAGCACAGGTGACGCGAAGTCGCAACAAGAGGCAGAGCGCTGGCTCCGCGCGGCAGGCGCGCGGGGCTATGCCGAAAGCACCATTCCTCTTGCTCGCCTTTTGATCGCCCAGGGGCGGTATGCGGAGGCGCAAGGTCTTTTGCAGGCTGCAACGTCACCGCGGGACGCTGACGCCAAATGGCTCTTGTCGCAGGCGATCTGGGCGAAATCGCCCAATCGAACATCTGACGATGCGTGGCAGTCGCTGCTTCGTGAGGCGGCCGATGAGGGGCAAGTCGATGCCATGGCGCTTGTCGGGGTATTGCATGCCCAAGGCGAACAGGGTTTTATGAAAGACCCCGTCAAAGCCCGGACATGGTATAGGAGAGCCGCCGAAAAGGGCCATGCACGCGCCGCGTTCAACTTGGGCCTGGACTATGAGTGGGGGATGGGTGGCCTCCCCGATCGTGAACAAGCCATCGCTGCCTATCGGATCGCCGCCGCCCAGAACCTGCCCGAAGCCAAGCTCAACCTTGGTGTCCTGCTCATGAACCGATTGGACAATGATTCACTAAGGGAGGCCAAGGAACTTCTGAATGATGTTGCGCAAGGCGATCGATCAGACTTGGCCGCCATTGCCCAAGAGACTATTGAAATACTCGAAAAGAAGATTTAA
- a CDS encoding nSTAND1 domain-containing NTPase, which produces MTHQPYCASLLLAGPAGGEVCKVLGLRVAFDPPVLERELVKVDRAPVNNVHNGELGLSAKRASTVALQLLFRESNHNHPVQRLWIEIDPPSLLVTGRSAELLFGLVAYLHLGAPNLPKGVPDSDFMATGLLDSDGNVGSVEAVAVKVRAALASGPKVGTRLFYPRADEAQIGDDLRAECRSNGLILCPVDRIDEALDVLGVPILGSWPSSLSPFRALEAFDTRFSRVFFGRQREVEALTSLLEARAAAGRSGALIIGASGAGKSSFCLAGVLPALIKRKPGLQYAVWRPRDAASGLGDEPADEQRLAQSILSQWQVRDEKQRGMALAVAPEGAPSLQDLPACLATEAGQCSVLVIDQFEELFTLNFTPQARIGLAHLLQALQARGIWVIGTLRSEFYASYLELADEEGQVVLTPLFEGDGQYNLPRMSRDAFSQVITRPAELAGLQFEQRANGVSLAQTLLADAMATDDALPLLGFALQKLYDARELPEAGDLADATFPRTLGFAAYEKLGGLAGAIGTVAADAYSALDSKAQAELPGLLDALAVPSADGTRETARPAPIDQWPLGTPGRRLIDALTAICVLVSEQGTTPDAPAVVRVAHEALFSHWEQAAKLLNDSRQNRLLIEEFRQKAKVWDDEDHPRDRLLTSPRDIVNANAIRALVPVVARNAALTAFLDASASRVRRQRNVRYFSAATIAVVLAGSTVWALVERDRAAVSQRFAEAKATEAKEEALAAISARNSARDQTKIANQARMLAQAAAVSEAKQRAEALRQRDLALTATRLATRQQQRAEAQTAEARRQRSRAVAQLAGQAVEQGDAMSGLLLARSQLDPVDEASWTGAAETALLQAYLGNRERMALRLGDDNRVSQIKALSPDGRRAVVAHEDGTTLIWTFDAATPSSIALPQLGMGSHYAQFSNDSQKLVTANVKNGTVIWELKTDQPLAIPLQGTGDKAAIASFSRDGQHVITTAIDWTALISTVNGKLKLTIGSEAGPVAIQRAALSSDGRFAISLSHPNIAHLWKLDADPPVPVPLPGHYSALDAFAFSPDGRQLVTASDDNTLRIWNLDTDPLNSIVLTGHTHRVSSIAFSPDGSRIATGSSDGTARIWNARGNMSAVAVLEGHSRFVTHVTFSPDGERVLTGSGDGTARIWTLGKETPSSIVLAGHQASVEAAEFSQDGRYVTTVAFDGTVRRWDSTPDNSNVIVLAGHMQGLTSAAFSPDGRSVVTTSDDKTARVWPLIGGGRISMPLVGHTQTVAKAQFSPDSRRVITASYDGTARIWDMASDTPAAVTLSGHFGPLINAEFGPSDRQILTASSDGDVRIWTAARDRLQFASVKGPERYLRSARLSQDGRRLVTAFGENVARVWSLDNDHPSSILLTGHALSVNEARFSPDGRFVATASEDGTARIWRIDGGSVDYVPLAGHDIVEDVIFSPDGLHVVTLYIDGTARMWDLTLWPLRSVLLSGHSTRIHSAEFSPDGKRLVTASADGTARIWKVDHDLATAAILAGHRGAVVSASFSPDGRRVVTASSDGTARVWDVPDTRELLPLVDAVITRCLTLQQRELAGLDPSDEQRTSGPATGSCVDRSTVPQTRQH; this is translated from the coding sequence GTGACCCATCAGCCTTATTGCGCATCACTCTTGCTGGCCGGGCCTGCGGGTGGCGAGGTGTGCAAGGTTCTTGGCCTGCGCGTGGCGTTTGATCCCCCGGTCCTTGAACGGGAGTTGGTCAAGGTGGATCGGGCACCGGTCAACAATGTGCACAACGGCGAATTGGGCTTGTCGGCCAAGCGCGCGAGCACTGTCGCGCTGCAATTGCTGTTCCGGGAAAGCAACCACAACCATCCCGTGCAGCGGCTGTGGATCGAGATTGACCCGCCAAGCCTGCTAGTCACCGGTCGCAGCGCCGAATTGCTTTTCGGACTGGTCGCTTACCTGCATCTGGGCGCACCTAACCTGCCCAAAGGCGTGCCCGACAGCGATTTCATGGCCACCGGATTGCTCGATTCTGATGGCAATGTCGGTTCGGTCGAGGCGGTGGCGGTCAAGGTCCGCGCCGCCCTGGCCTCTGGTCCCAAAGTCGGCACACGCCTGTTCTACCCGCGCGCCGACGAAGCGCAGATCGGCGATGACCTGCGCGCCGAATGCCGCAGCAACGGCCTGATCCTATGCCCGGTTGACCGGATCGATGAAGCGCTCGATGTCTTGGGCGTTCCGATCCTTGGCTCATGGCCCAGCAGCCTCTCTCCGTTCCGCGCCTTGGAAGCCTTCGATACCCGCTTCAGCCGCGTGTTCTTTGGGCGGCAGCGCGAAGTCGAAGCGCTGACATCGCTGCTTGAGGCCCGCGCTGCCGCCGGTCGGTCAGGCGCGCTGATCATCGGCGCATCGGGGGCGGGGAAAAGCAGCTTCTGCCTTGCCGGCGTGCTTCCAGCGCTGATCAAGCGCAAGCCCGGCCTGCAATATGCCGTCTGGCGTCCGCGCGATGCCGCCTCGGGGCTGGGTGACGAACCGGCTGATGAACAGCGGCTGGCGCAAAGCATCCTCTCGCAATGGCAGGTCCGCGATGAAAAGCAGCGGGGCATGGCGCTGGCGGTTGCTCCCGAAGGCGCACCCTCGCTTCAAGACCTTCCGGCATGCCTGGCCACAGAAGCAGGCCAATGCAGCGTTCTCGTCATCGATCAGTTCGAAGAACTGTTCACGCTGAACTTCACGCCGCAGGCCCGCATCGGCTTGGCCCACCTGCTGCAAGCGCTGCAGGCGCGCGGCATCTGGGTGATCGGAACGTTACGCAGCGAATTCTACGCCAGCTATCTGGAGCTGGCCGATGAAGAAGGCCAGGTCGTCCTCACCCCGCTGTTCGAAGGTGATGGCCAGTACAACCTGCCGCGTATGAGCCGCGACGCCTTCTCGCAAGTCATCACCCGACCCGCCGAACTTGCAGGCCTGCAATTCGAACAGCGCGCCAACGGGGTGTCGCTCGCACAAACCCTGCTAGCCGATGCGATGGCCACCGACGATGCCCTGCCACTACTCGGCTTTGCCTTGCAGAAGCTCTACGACGCGCGAGAGTTGCCGGAAGCCGGCGATTTGGCAGACGCCACCTTCCCCCGCACGCTAGGCTTTGCCGCCTATGAAAAGCTGGGCGGCTTGGCGGGTGCAATCGGCACTGTAGCGGCAGATGCCTACTCAGCGCTCGATTCAAAGGCGCAAGCCGAACTACCCGGTCTTCTCGATGCTCTGGCTGTCCCCTCAGCTGATGGCACCCGCGAAACCGCTCGGCCAGCGCCGATCGACCAATGGCCACTGGGCACCCCCGGCCGTCGCCTAATCGACGCCCTCACCGCGATCTGCGTGCTGGTCTCCGAACAAGGAACCACACCCGATGCCCCCGCCGTGGTCCGAGTTGCCCACGAGGCTCTGTTCAGCCACTGGGAACAAGCGGCGAAATTACTCAACGACTCCCGCCAAAACCGCCTGCTGATCGAGGAATTCCGGCAAAAGGCAAAAGTCTGGGACGACGAAGATCACCCGCGTGATCGCCTGCTCACCAGCCCTCGCGATATCGTCAATGCGAACGCGATAAGGGCCCTAGTGCCAGTCGTGGCGAGGAATGCCGCACTGACGGCATTCCTCGATGCCTCTGCCTCACGGGTCAGACGACAGCGCAATGTGAGATACTTCTCCGCCGCCACAATTGCGGTGGTTCTTGCCGGGTCGACGGTTTGGGCGCTGGTCGAACGTGACCGGGCAGCAGTCAGTCAGCGGTTTGCGGAGGCAAAGGCAACCGAGGCGAAGGAAGAAGCCCTTGCAGCAATCTCCGCCAGGAATTCCGCGCGCGACCAAACCAAGATTGCCAATCAGGCAAGAATGCTGGCTCAGGCTGCAGCTGTTTCCGAGGCCAAGCAACGCGCCGAAGCCCTACGGCAGCGAGACTTGGCGCTGACCGCGACGCGCCTCGCGACCCGGCAACAACAGCGCGCCGAGGCGCAAACGGCAGAGGCACGCAGGCAACGGTCCCGGGCAGTCGCCCAGTTGGCCGGCCAGGCGGTTGAACAAGGGGACGCCATGAGTGGTCTTCTACTGGCCCGTTCCCAACTCGATCCGGTCGACGAAGCCAGCTGGACCGGTGCAGCCGAGACCGCTCTCTTGCAGGCCTATCTTGGCAACCGGGAAAGAATGGCCCTTCGGCTGGGCGACGACAATCGTGTCAGCCAGATCAAGGCACTCAGCCCAGATGGACGTCGAGCCGTCGTCGCTCATGAAGACGGGACGACCCTGATCTGGACTTTCGATGCCGCGACACCAAGCTCGATCGCGTTGCCGCAGCTCGGCATGGGAAGTCATTACGCACAATTCAGTAATGACAGCCAAAAGTTGGTTACTGCTAACGTTAAGAATGGTACTGTAATCTGGGAATTGAAGACGGACCAGCCATTAGCAATCCCACTGCAGGGAACAGGTGACAAAGCTGCAATTGCTAGCTTCAGCCGCGATGGCCAACATGTAATCACAACAGCGATCGACTGGACAGCTCTTATATCTACCGTCAATGGCAAGTTGAAGTTAACGATAGGGTCCGAGGCAGGGCCGGTCGCTATTCAACGGGCCGCACTCAGCTCTGACGGGAGATTTGCGATCTCACTGTCGCATCCAAATATAGCTCACCTCTGGAAGCTGGATGCTGACCCCCCAGTCCCGGTTCCGCTCCCGGGGCATTATTCGGCTTTAGATGCATTCGCCTTCAGCCCGGACGGTCGTCAGCTTGTCACGGCTTCAGACGACAACACGCTCCGCATCTGGAACCTCGATACCGATCCTCTCAATTCAATCGTTTTAACCGGACATACTCACAGGGTTTCCAGCATTGCGTTCAGCCCGGACGGGTCGCGGATTGCGACGGGTTCTAGCGATGGAACCGCGCGTATCTGGAATGCGAGAGGCAACATGTCTGCCGTCGCCGTACTTGAAGGGCATTCACGTTTTGTCACTCACGTCACTTTCAGCCCCGACGGCGAAAGGGTCTTAACAGGGTCCGGTGACGGCACAGCGCGGATTTGGACACTGGGCAAAGAGACACCGTCGTCCATCGTGCTCGCTGGGCATCAAGCTTCGGTCGAGGCGGCAGAGTTTTCCCAGGATGGCCGCTACGTCACGACTGTCGCCTTCGACGGGACGGTCCGTCGCTGGGATTCGACACCCGACAATTCGAATGTCATTGTCCTCGCCGGGCATATGCAGGGATTGACCAGCGCTGCTTTCAGTCCGGATGGACGCAGCGTTGTTACGACTTCCGACGACAAAACAGCGCGGGTTTGGCCGCTCATCGGCGGTGGACGTATATCGATGCCACTTGTCGGTCATACCCAAACAGTAGCTAAGGCTCAGTTCAGTCCAGACAGCCGCCGCGTCATTACGGCGTCATATGACGGTACTGCCCGCATTTGGGACATGGCCAGCGATACGCCCGCTGCCGTGACGTTGTCTGGCCATTTCGGCCCACTGATAAATGCAGAATTCGGTCCGAGTGACCGTCAGATTTTGACCGCATCCAGCGATGGAGACGTCCGCATCTGGACTGCCGCGCGCGATAGGTTGCAGTTTGCATCGGTCAAAGGCCCTGAGCGGTATCTGCGCAGCGCCAGACTTAGCCAGGATGGCAGAAGACTTGTTACTGCTTTCGGGGAAAACGTCGCCCGGGTCTGGTCCCTCGATAATGACCATCCATCATCAATCCTTCTCACTGGACACGCACTTAGCGTCAACGAGGCGAGGTTCAGTCCCGATGGACGGTTTGTGGCAACTGCCTCCGAGGATGGAACGGCGCGGATCTGGCGGATCGATGGTGGCAGCGTCGACTATGTTCCGCTTGCAGGTCATGACATTGTCGAGGATGTCATTTTCAGCCCCGATGGTCTGCATGTTGTCACCCTCTATATCGATGGCACTGCGCGAATGTGGGACCTTACCCTTTGGCCGCTCAGGTCAGTATTGCTGAGTGGCCACAGCACAAGGATTCACTCGGCTGAATTCAGTCCTGATGGCAAGAGGCTCGTCACGGCATCTGCCGACGGAACTGCCCGCATCTGGAAAGTCGATCATGACCTTGCGACCGCCGCCATTCTCGCAGGCCACAGGGGCGCTGTAGTTTCCGCCTCGTTCAGCCCCGATGGGCGGCGGGTCGTAACCGCTTCTTCGGACGGGACGGCACGTGTCTGGGACGTCCCGGACACGCGTGAATTACTACCCCTTGTCGATGCCGTGATTACACGCTGCCTGACCTTGCAGCAGCGCGAACTGGCGGGTCTGGACCCGTCTGACGAGCAACGGACCAGCGGTCCTGCTACAGGCTCCTGCGTTGACCGTTCGACCGTGCCTCAGACACGACAGCATTGA
- a CDS encoding Gfo/Idh/MocA family protein — MMTDRGSISRRSAMAGMGLGLAAAAMPAMAATPGRKIGYAIVGLGSYATRQIMPNFASCEHSRIAALVSGTPEKLERYGAEYGVPKTHRYDYKSFDRIRDNPDIDAVYIILPNSMHAEYTIRAAQAGKHVMCEKPMAVSVAECEAMIAACRKAGRKLMIGYRSRFEPHNRLAIDLARSGFVGPTRVITAEHGFPIRPDQWRLDRPLSGGGSLMDIGIYSLNATRYLTGEEPVEVMAMESTDRSDPRFKTVEDRIDFLLRFPSGVTATCVSSYSSAHNQYRVIGTEGWIDMEPGTPYEGHRMRIRKDGQVADRAPPPMAKNQFAGQLDHLAEAVLTGSPIIVPGEEGLADLRVIEAIYRSAREGRAVKIAA; from the coding sequence ATGATGACGGATAGAGGCAGCATCAGCCGCAGGAGCGCGATGGCGGGCATGGGCCTCGGCCTCGCCGCCGCCGCAATGCCTGCAATGGCGGCGACGCCGGGCCGCAAGATCGGCTACGCAATTGTTGGTCTCGGCTCCTACGCCACGCGGCAGATCATGCCGAACTTCGCCAGTTGCGAACATAGCCGCATCGCCGCGCTGGTCAGCGGCACACCCGAAAAGCTCGAACGATACGGCGCGGAATATGGCGTGCCCAAGACCCACCGCTACGATTACAAGAGCTTCGACAGGATTCGCGACAATCCCGACATCGACGCGGTCTACATCATCCTGCCCAATTCGATGCACGCCGAATACACCATCCGCGCGGCGCAGGCGGGCAAGCATGTGATGTGCGAAAAGCCGATGGCCGTCTCCGTCGCCGAATGCGAAGCGATGATCGCCGCGTGCCGGAAAGCGGGCAGAAAGCTGATGATCGGCTACCGCTCCCGGTTCGAGCCGCACAACCGCCTCGCGATAGACCTCGCCCGCAGCGGCTTCGTCGGGCCGACGCGCGTCATCACGGCGGAGCATGGCTTCCCGATCCGCCCCGACCAGTGGCGGCTCGACAGGCCGCTGTCGGGCGGCGGATCGCTGATGGACATCGGCATCTACAGCCTCAACGCGACGCGATACCTGACGGGCGAGGAGCCGGTCGAGGTGATGGCGATGGAATCCACCGACCGCTCCGACCCCCGCTTCAAAACGGTGGAGGACCGCATCGACTTCCTGCTGCGCTTCCCCTCCGGCGTCACCGCGACCTGCGTGTCGAGCTACAGCTCGGCCCACAACCAGTATCGCGTGATCGGCACCGAAGGCTGGATAGATATGGAGCCGGGCACCCCCTATGAAGGCCACCGCATGCGCATCCGCAAGGACGGGCAGGTCGCCGACCGCGCGCCGCCGCCCATGGCGAAAAACCAGTTCGCCGGGCAGCTCGACCATCTGGCCGAAGCCGTGCTGACCGGCAGCCCGATCATCGTGCCGGGCGAGGAAGGGTTGGCCGACCTGCGCGTGATCGAGGCGATCTACCGTTCCGCGCGCGAAGGCCGCGCCGTGAAAATCGCGGCATGA